The window GCCACCTGGACCGGGGCGCTGGACCGCTCCCCGTGCGGTACCGGCACCTCGGCGAAGATGGCCACCCTGCACGCCAAGGGTGAGCTGCCATTGCTCCAGGACTTCCGCCATCAGGGCCTGCTCGGCAACATCTACACCGGCCGCCTGATCGATGAAACCAGCATCGGCGGCAACGAGGCCGTGGTACCAACCATCACCGGCAAAAGCTGGATCTACGGCCTGAACACCTTCGTGCTCGACCACGACGACCCGTTCCCCGAAGGCTTTACCATCGGTGATATCTGGGCCTGAGCCCAGGCAGCGTTCAATGCACTGGTATCCGCGAGCCGGGCCTTCTGGCAAGACCTGCATCTGAAGTGGCCACAAACAAAAACCCCCGGCCATGTACATGACCGGGGGCCTTGGATCACGCCGCAAGCGTCGCGATCAGGGTACCGCCAAGATTACTGCTGCTGAGGCAGTTTATCGATCGGGCCGCAGCCACCGATGATCTTGGAGATGGAAACCGAAGGGTGGAACAGGTAGTCGTAGGTGCAGTTTTTTGGCTGGTTGTAAACCTGGCCAGTGCAACCCGACAGCAGGGCAACACCCGAAACGACAGCAACGGCTACAGTAGCCTTGAACAGCTTTTTCATACTAAGTCCTTTAAATGAATCATCTTCGGCCATCGTCTGATGGCGGCGGGATGATACAGAACCCTGGCATTGGATCCAAGCAGCAAGGCGCACTGGCTAGTTGCACCTGTGCAACAATCGAGTGGCTCTGTATGAACTGTCCTAAGACATTACGGCTTTTTACTCGACATTGCTGTATGGCAGGCAATACTGCCGGCATTGTCCGCACGAGCTCAACTAATGCCGCTTCCAGCGTTGCGCTTCATAGCCTTCATTATTGGTGTATTCCTGATCACCTTGGCCGTCAGCATGGTAATCCCGATGCTGACACTGCTGCTGTACGACCGCAGCGATGATCTCGGCGCTTTCGTCTGGTCAAGCCTTATCGTGCTCTGCGCAGGCC of the Pseudomonas asiatica genome contains:
- a CDS encoding YhfL family protein, with the protein product MKKLFKATVAVAVVSGVALLSGCTGQVYNQPKNCTYDYLFHPSVSISKIIGGCGPIDKLPQQQ